AAACCTAGGCCTAGCTAAAGGATTCTGGATGCTTACCTAAATCccataagaaaaggaaaattccttCCCCAAACTGAAATGACTCAGATGCAATTAAGACGGAGATAACATCAGCGCCTTTCCCCATCTGGTATTAAGCTATTCCATAAGAGCACTGCAGAACGTGGTGGTTGCAGCTGATACAGTCTCAGCGATATTTGGGtggttattttcttcttcttttctcttttatttagttATCTAAAAAGTAACTATTCAGCAGCTCACTTCTGGAAACCGGCCTCCTTCAGCTGGTAAGAGACAATATGCTACAGCGCTGCAATAAAAACTCATCATTCCAAAGCCCCCAGACAGTTTGTCTTCCCAGTAGCAATTCCTTCACGGCCACAGAGACTGAGTGCACTTCTGTAGACCCTCTCTATTATTCTGCTACACCTCTGAGGGAGATTTACAGGGATTTGCACGTGTTTGTCTCGCTCAAAGAGAGATCATGTGGCATGATTAAGAGACATTCTTGGAAAGAAGCTACTAGCTTTGACAAGCTTCTTGACATTCCCTTTGTTTGATATAACACCCATCAGTTATTAATGGGAAAGTATTAAGCTACCAAACAGCCTCAGTAATGCCCTATTTAACAATACACAtttctgctctcccctctccgtAGTGGCAGCTAATGCCCAGCAATTCTTGGAGGAATTattctatatttttaaatatatatatatatgtatatatgtgtgtgtgtgtgtgtgtgtagatatagACAGATAAGCATTAGTGAAACATGCCCTTCCATAAGTAAAGCAATGGGAGAGTTAAGAACAGCTAGGGTGAGCTACAGCTTTTGCTATATCATGGGTAATGGGATTGTAAGGACTTTCTGGGTCACTGGATCCAGAATCTTCTGATCATATCACATGACCCCTTACAGAAACTGATGTTCCTCcattaaaaaggaggaaaaatatagGAGAGAAATTTTATAGGAAGGGATTCACTGCAATGTGAAGATTAAAAGATAAAACCCACCACTAACAAGTGTTACCACAATCTCAGAAGCTACATGCAGGGATATTTAATTCTAGGTGGATTCTCTTCTTCCCACATTTGCAATGCAAGGAAGCCTGAGAAAGAACTGTTCCACCTCCCAGGTGGGTAACAACAGGAAGGACACTGAGCAACCCACAAAGGAAGGAGTCTACTAAGTAGACCTTGCTAGGAAATAGATGGGCTGCTGACCTGCTTTTCCACATACAACCCTGAAATTCCTACTGATCACAGCACCCATCTCAGCTGTACATGTTGCATATATCTAATactggagggaagaggagaaatgtaGGTTTTCATATCAGGAATGAGCTCCACCCAGTGCTGTGCAAGAGTTAAACTTCAGCCATCACCATGATGACACAGTGAAAGCGAGGAAAGCAATCTGCAGAAGAACAGCAGCCAACTAGCTACAGGACTGGATGAACCAAgcaccctttcttctcctcctccactacATTGACAAATACTGGACAGGATCAAGGAGCATCCAGAGACCCGCAAGACTGAGGTGAGCAGAAGAGCAACACCTCCTCATGGATGCCAGAGCAGAAGGTGAACCTGCAGAGACCAGCCCATCCTCTGGGCCTGCTCCATCAGACATGCCTGCCATAAACCTCCAGCCTTCCCACCGGGATAACCTTCCaagctgctgctgcaaagggaagcAGTGCTGTCTCTGGCtaacttctttctcctttgctggtaGAGACTCACCTCCAGTCCtagggagagagagaaactgagatAGAGACCAGGGGGTGACACAATTGCCACTTCTTTCCCATAACCTTGTCGGGGTTGTGATTCAGCCAGCTACCATGCCTGCAGTGGGCATGAAGGAGAGCAAGTCTACACTCTGCTCTACCCAGCCCAGCTCCCAGAGCATACGGCTTTGAGGGATTCATTTACTGGTTGTTTCAGGAGGCACCTGCTGCATTGCACAGATCTGTTTGGTTATAGAAACCTACCATCTGCCCCTCAGTTGTCCCAACCAAAGTCTGCAAGCACCCTGCTTGCAAGGAGGATTAATATTACGTTTCCATCTGCTCCGAAACATGAGCTGCCTATAAGCAACAACCTGAAGATATCTCTCAGCTCCTAAATCCCATCTCGCCGTTAAAAAATGTTACTAGAAAAACAAGAGGAGCCATGACTATCTAGTTCCCTCAAGCACAAGCCACAGCAACATTTTAAACTTGCTCCATTTCCTGCATGACTAAATTCCAGGGAATGTTAACAGGCCACATTAAAGAGACACCTAAGTGGTGACAACATTGATATAAAACCATTGACTGGGTCTGCACCAATgtaacaaacttttaaaaactattaaaacAGACTGTTTATTACAGCATATGATGTATTATATTAATTTACACAATGATATATATAAAAACAGCCATTGGTGATGTACAGTAAATTGGACATCAACAGGAATATTAAAACTACTGATACTCATGCACGTGACATGcatatgtggttttttttttaaaaaaaaagcagttttacacAATATACTGAAGTTACTAAGCCTTGGTCAGCTGCTCCAACAGTTTATTCTGAACAACACCACAGTCCGCACTGGGACTCCCAGGAAACAGGAGTGGAGCGCACTCCAGAGAAGGCAATTTAACCTTAGAGACAGACTGAACAGGAGCCCTTTCCTTGCGGGAGAAGGTTGAGGGAGGACAGGGGCAAGTTTCAAGAAGAGAATCAGCAAGAGGAAAACAGGCCAGACTGTCAGGAGGAACAAGTTCAAGATGTGGCAACAGGAGCAGCAGAAAGGGACAAGCAAAAACATTAAGACCACCCACACTCCCTCCCTCTGTTCCCCTAAAAACTTATGACCTTATGCTGTTGATATCCTGTAAAAGACCCAGAACTGAAAAACTAGGAATATTCATTCTCGGGAACATTAGCTTTTTCTTCAAAGCCCTCTGATACTATGCACTGGAGGCTGTTCACCACTGAAATGgcagtgttatttttttaaaacgaGTATAATTGTCTTTTATTTCCACTTAAAAGGCACTAGTATCCACCCAAGTTCTGAAGACAAGTGACATAATTTACCttaagttttaaatatttgtataaaaaaaaaaatctgtgaaaatatGTACACAAAAGCACCTTGCTTCCAAAAGCAGGAACAGATACATTCCACCAAGTCACTTCACTAGACAGTTGTCATCAGCTTCAGAGAGCCTGACCGAAAGCGAAGGATTTTCTTCTTGAGGTTATGGGAGGCTTTGATTTTGACAAAGGCCTTTGCCGCATTTTCATGCAGCTCTGGAGCTGTGACCGTTTGGATCGGGAGAGTCTGGACAAACTGAGACCAAATGAGACCCCCGCTTTCATCCGAGTCGCTGGTGGTTGTGCTCTCCCCTACGAACTCCACCTCGCTCAAGCTCGACTCGCTGTCTCCAAAGCAGTTCGTGGTGTAATTGCTCTGCTCGTCCTCGCTCGTGTCCACCACGGTGGAGTGGAACAGAGACTCGCACTCCGCCGAGTACTCCGAGTCGCTAGCTACGTAGGCGTAAGGGCTGACATAAGGCAGGGGAACTTGCGAGTAGACGCCCACGCCTTCCCTGCGGCTCCTCCTGGCCCGCCGCAGGGCCTCCTCGTAGGAGATCTCTGCCGACGACTTCCACCGGCGATAGTCACCCCGCTTGTGTTTAGGCTTGGCGACCACGACCTCTCGGCCGTGCCCGTGGGACCTGACGACAGGCTTATGTAGGCCGGCCTGCCTGCTTTGGAGGCTGGACTCTGCCTGCAGACCGCCGCCTCTCTTCCCCCTTGAAGAGGgctttttcagtttcctatttgtATCCAGTTCATCAGGAAAGCGACATTTCTTGCCGACCGGCTTGGCTTTCTCCCTCAAGGTCTGAGAGCCGTTTTCTAGCACGTTGACAAGGTGGGGCCTGTGTTTCAGGGTGGAGCTTTTCAAAATCTTGACGTTTTTGGTGCCTTTGTGAAGCTTGATGCTTTGCTGCTGGGCCGGTATGTACTGGGCATTCACCAGCAACCCATCGTCTAGGCTCTGTGAGGAAGAGCCCTCGCTTTTGAAATCCAGTGGAGGCCTCTCCTCAACGGCAGGAGACGTGGAGTGAGCCACCTGCAAGCTGCTCTTCAGCAGTATTTTTTTGGGAGGCTGACTCACTTTATTCTCCAGCTGCGATACCACCGGCTTGCCCGGGCTCTCTTTAGGAGACGTAGCAAAGAGCTGGCCGTTCTCCTTGGGGATGTCCCCCGTTGGAGGTACCGCATTCCGATTTAGCTCTGGAGGCGCCGGTTTGACACCGCGCGGCAGGTGTTTGCTTTGAAGCTCGCTCACCGCGCCGGGTGGGAAAGCGGCCGGCGAAGGCATCTTTCTACTCTCCAGCTGCTCGCCACTCGGCTCCTTCGGCCTCTGCTTTAACGGGGAGAACGCCGTGTTGTCCAAAGCAGTTGTCCCGCTGGAATGCAAGCACGCTTGCTTCGAATTCTTCAGGTTCACAACGTTAGTATGTGAAACCACCGCTGCAGACTGTCGGACACACATGCTTCCGTGCCTCAAAATCCCTTTGGTGGGGTCAGCGTTGAGACTTGTCCTTGGTTTGTTAGTCCTTACGGCATGAGTCTTTTTCTGAACCAGGCTTAAGATGTAACCATCTATCCTCTTGGTGGCGGAAGGGCACGGCGCGGGCCAGGAGCCCTGCGGGAGAAAGGTATTGGCTGCTCTTCCTGAGTCTGTTTCGGATCCGACGCAAACGTCGCTAATATCGCAGCCAAGTCTCTCCTCTTCTCGCTGGGGGTTTTCAGTCACCGGGAGAAGAAACATGGGGCTCTGCACAGCGACCGCGTGGAGTGGGCTGGGGTACCGGTAGATGTCATTCCCGTTTTTAGACACCAGATCACACTGGTATTTTGGATGTACATCTGCAACGACATCGAGGGAATTTGAGTGCGGTGTGGACAAAGAGCAACAGACAGAGCCTGCAGTCTGGTCCTCATGTTGGCCTTCCTTATTATAATCCATCCAGCCTATGAGATCTGAAAGGCATTTTAGAAGAGTTTAGAGATCCTGCTGGCGACAATTCTGCTATGTTTTTCACATGCTGTCAAAGACTCTGGTCTCGTTCACACGTACGGCGTACTGTTTTAACTGCAGCAATGCTATTCAAATGGTGCAACTAGGGACACAGCTCAACCGATATAAACATATCACTCTTTTTCTAGGGGTCTATCTATGTAGGATTTGCCCCAATATAACTACATAGGTGAAAAGATAAAAATCACAGCCCAAATGAGAGCATTTATATTTGTTCTAATATTGTGCCTAGATTGTAAAGGGCTTCCTATTTCACACCTAAGCCACTCAGAAGTCTATAATGGTCTCTCATGGTTACACAGACACTTGTATAACACATTGAGGGCTTGAATGTGTGTGAATTCTATGATATTTGACCTTGCTAAAtccaaaaagaaacacaaaaaatgtTAACAAGAGACTGCAGAACTTAGAAAATTCAGGTTGACTTATGAATTGCTTTTAGCTTATTGACAGGTTTCACTTCCAGATTTTTTCAAGTgtatcttgggggaaaaaaaaatacagatttaattttattgttgttattaataataacaatagATGTTCCTTTTGAGCAATAAAGGGTTAAAGAATGGGAGAAAGGCTCATCTCTCCATACAAGTACAAGGAGTGCAAGTCAAGTCAGCTGACATCGTAGCCTTGGCTCTGCAAAGAGAGTTCTGTAAGAGAAATCCAGTGCCTTTCGAGATGCATGAGTCAGGTTTAACGGCTGCAGCATTTACTTAGGAAACAAGAGACCTTAGGAGCAGGGCTTCAGTCCATGCACCTAAGATTATTATTTCTCTAAGGTCAAGTTGATCTTGCTTTGGGTAGGGGGACAAACTAAATGACCCTTCCGGATCACTTGCAGTCCTGTTTTCTATCATTGGGCCAAAAACTTCCTCCAGGGTACTCAAACTTGAATGCTCAATGCTTGTCACTTAACTGAGAGTTATTTCAAAGAGGTTCTACAGACTTTGATGAAAGTAGCTGATAGTGATGGTGTTGctgggagggcaggaggagaagaacAGGGATttgagaagaggaagaacagaaacaggAACTTCCTTCAGATAACCTCACAGTTCTCCTGCATTTCCTAAATTCTGTATCACAGGTAGGAAGGGTGGCcaaaaacatttctttgaaacACGCCATTTTGTGAAATTCATCTCTAAGAGTGGGACAATATGTTTAATAAGAGTTTTGATTTTCATGAtgtatacagaaaaaaagaacaatacaATCTGCTGGAAATCCTtgttcatgtttttcttcttagGTATGGTTTGTGTACATCATATATACCTTACAATAGGGAATGCTGAATTACCTCAAGCTGCTCTGATAACTTAGAGGAGTTCTCAGCATCTCAGAATGAATGTATCCAAGGCTGTATTTTCCCACTTCTAGGTTAGAAGAACTTGAATTATTTTGTTCTTGATTCACAAAAATCAAGTTAACCTTGAAGAGCAGAATGGAAATTGGAAATATTATGGTTAGGAGCATTCTCCAGAACCTAGAATGAACCAAGGCTTTTGAATCAGTACGGCTGCAACTTCAACCAATAATGCTTGATCACCAGCCCTATTTATGTCTCCTTTCTGGACAACAGACAGGGGAGGTCTTCCTATTTAACATTCACACACCCTAAGGCTTGCATCTTCGGCCTAGTGTCAATGGAAATTCAATGACTCTTTGCCAAAGAGACAAACAGCTTTTTCTTCGCTCATGATGGCTATTTGTCTATATTATATAAATGCAGAGCACACCTCAGCACGGTCACCTGTATCTTGAGGACCATCAGAAATGACAGAAGGGCTGCTGCAAACAGACTAATAGACACCCTGCCCCCGTAAAACCTGTAGCTAGCGCCTTACTCTATCACTTTAATGAGGACAAAGGCTCATCTATATTGCACGGCTGTTGCGGTAGCTTTCCTTATTGTTATTTagtaaaaatgcttttctaaAGGAAATTACGAGAAATTAGCCAACCAAtgtgtttatgtgtgtatgtACCACTGCCCTCTACTGGGTAGTGCAGCTGTGATATTTTCACGTGTTACGTTCATGTGTTTAGAGTGACACATTCGCACGTAGGGCTGGAGGAGTGGAAGAGAAATGGTCCTGCCCCATGGCACACGTACGTGATAGGCACTGGAATCTTTTCAGAGCACAGCACACCAAATGAAAAGAAGAAGGGTTAATCCAAGCCAGATACTCCTGAGGCAGTATTTCCAAAGCCAAAGCCACCTCCTGGAGTATGACGTATTCGACCTGCTTTTACTATACCTGCAGATTTAGGGCGTCCATCTGAGATAGTCAGTGTTGCCTCCAAAGGGCTGCAAAAGCAAGTGCTAGAATGGCAACTGGATAAACACTCACTGAAGACTGAGTTAGACGAATTGGAGAGCGATCCAGAAGCTCCATCACTCAGCTCATAAAACCctataaaaataagaatttgtaTTTATATTAGTTCCATCTATACAAAGTTACCATTTGTGCCCCTAGAAAGGCAGTCAGGTTGATGTTTATATTGGCTTACTGTACCGCAATCAGTTATAGGATTTCATTCAGTCATCCAAAAAATAGTGCACAATTTAGTAATATCCTTACTACTATGAAGaatccagtttaaaaataaagcacttaGAAGAGCAGCACTTTAGTTAACATATGAaatcttgaactttttttttaacctttacagGGGTTGGGGGTTATTTCTCAGATTTTAGCAAGACAGATCCAGGCTGCGTTTGCCAGCCTACTCATTTAGTAGTGTATTATACCTTCCAGCAAAGACTCTCTTGCTATTACTtgactacaaaaatattttccaagtgtTGGGCCCAATGCTATCCATTACTTTCATCAAACTTCTGGAGGTAAATACAATATTGTGGATAATGCAAAAGAAGGAGAATGGTAAATAATGAGCAGATATGGAAAACTTAATTTCCTGGCAGACTGGGTCCGCTAAAGCAAAATGTGAAATAGCATAGTCTTTAGCGTAAGATTTAAATTATACATCTAGGATAAAGGAATTCAGGGCATATCTAGAGAATGGGGATGCATCCTGGAAAACAATAATCCTGAAAAGGACTTAGTCAGCGTTGAAAAGCAGCTCAATTAAGTTTAATGATATGGCAAAAAAGGCTAATGAGATTCTTGGATGTAGAAAGAGACTAATGAGTAGCAGTAGGGAAATGACTTCACCAGTCTATATGGCACTGCTAAGGCAGATATTGGAACGGTGTGTCTAGTTCTGGAATCCAGCACACTTAAAGCAAAGCTAAAAATTGGAAAGGGGCCATAAAGCTATTTAAGAGCTGGGAAAAATGCCTTAAAACGAATGACTTAATGAACTTGACCTGTTTAGCTCGTCAAAAAAGTTGGGTATTACGCTAAATAGCAACTCCAAAAGGAGAAAACACGGGGTACTAAAAAAGACTTTAGTCTATGGGAGAAAAGCATATAAAAACAGTGCTGGAACAAGTCAAATTCAAATTAGAAATAAGCAATATCTTTAACAGTGCAAGTGATTAGTTGGTGGATTCTCCCCTTTTTAGTGTCTTCAGAACAAGTCTAGATGCTTCTCTGGAAGGTTCCTCATAGCTAAATATGACTTATCGCATTCACCACAGATAGAATGGAATGAAATTCAAAACATGGGGGATCAAATTATTTGATTCACTGTTTCCTTCTGGCTGTAAGATCAACTGTGAAATCTCTCTCCCACTGCTGGTGCTTCCTTTAATCATTTTCTTGCAACCTCCTTCCTAAAATGCAGGAGAATTGGAACTTTTTGACTTAATTTCTGGGGgccttgaaaaaaaagaaatgccccAAACACTAAAAACCTAATTAGGCTTGAAACACTCCTCTGAATATGTTCTCTAAAGACAGAAACCTTTCCAGTGGTAGCTGAACTCCCCTAGTCGGCACTAATTATCACAGTGTGAGCATGCTATAGACATTTACTGTTCTAGCATGGAAATTTTCCAGCAGTTTAATTCCAGTTACCACGGGAGGCCCCATTTTGCTGAATACTGGCCTTACCTGAACTTGGACGACTGTCTGTCTCAAGGTGCTCATCCGTCGTTTTTTCCACGTCCAGCCGGAGATCACTTATTTGCTTATCTAGCTCTTGTAACTGATTTAATAGACCAGCATCCCTCCTCCTCAAGCAGTTCTAGAAAACAACAGGACAAACAATATCAGCTCCGTCAGCGGGGCAGGGGCGAAGGGGCTCCAAAGGCAATCAGCCTTCTCCATCTGAGCATCCTATAAATACCTTGTCaatgttcttaaaaaaagaaattaaaaaaaaaaaaacacagaacaaagccTTGAAAATCTAGACAAACACTCTGGACAAATATTTAGCTGAAGAACTATGCAGGCACTTCATTCCAACCTCTTCCAGCCAGTTGCACACTAGGAGCATTCCCCACAATTTAGGAAGACCAATACACCAGGTTGGTATAGCACTCCTTGCAGGAACACGGCTGTACCAACAACGCTGTGTTTTGCAGGATACACTAAAGCCAGACCTGCATGCATGAAATGGGCCAGCTCAGTGAAAGCACGGTTTTGCCAGTGCAATACGGGACTTCCACCACCATGGTGACATTAGTCTAAGATCACATCTGTTCAACACAACAGGCTGAAACAGCTCCGCCAACAAGTGCCTGTAGTGTGGGAACCGCCTCATTCTGTGGCTTATTATAAGCTTATATTCCACCATATAGAGAGGAAGATTCCCAGAGCTGGGATCAGAGTCCTTTCATTAGTTTTACAATTGCAGCAGGAAGGAAGAGtaattcttcctcttctcccattATAATCATATTAAATTGCTGTGAGATGAATTTTAAAGCTATTTATGAAGGTAATTTGATGGTACAAAATAAGCAATAAGAAATGATTTTGTAAGGCACTCATTAACCCATGGTCAGCGCAATCAGTTTCCCTGTGTGTATTATAATTTTGCTTATACATCACCAGTTTGATACACTTTTTAATCGTTCTGGCTTTGGGGAGAGTGGTGGATGCAGGAGGAAGGTTTATTCTTTTTCATAAGTGCATCATTTGATCGGTACCCAACGGTGCTCTATTGCGTTCATTGCAAAGAGTTTTGATGCTCATAACCAGACTAGCTTTAAACCCATTAAATGAAGGACAACCTCTCCCCTGGGGTGGGCCAGTCCTCGGGCAAAGGGAAAGTGAACGCTAATAGTATTAGAGAGGCTGTTGAAAGAGATGCGCTGGCATCACATCGTCCTTGGAGAACCAGAGGGGCAATCCAAGTCTTCTCCCACATTTCTGATGGAAGCTGGGATCTGGACAGAAGCCAGGCTGCCGGAGGTGACGGGTTCAAGCGGTAACTCACTGCGCCACCTACTGCCACCagtgtcccccctcccccagcgagCGCTGCATCTGGTTCAAATCTGCAATGTCAAGTGCACAAATTAAAGTGCTACCACAAATCCTGATCTTGGAGTAATAATTCCCGGTACTTTCCTATGGCTGTTTGGCAGCCGATCCTTTCTGAGCCAGCGagctcatttatttttatattttaaagaaagaaataatcCTAAATTAACTGAACCGAAAGgctaacaagcaaaaaaaaaaaaaaaagaagaagaaaaaaaatcaagcaaataaaTCACACAGTCCAACTTCTCCCTCGGTGAAAGCAAATGCTGAGCCAGGCACAAAGAGCGCCAGGCACAGCTGCACGCTATTTCCATTGAAAAATGATCTGCGGCTTCATGCCGCCTTGCATCTCCTCCCGCACGAGCCTGCAAAGCGCACGGGCAACAAAAGCATCCCATGTTTTAAGGGGCCCGATCCCGACCGTGCCCGGGCACTCCCGGGATGACAGCCGGGCAGCTCGCTTCCAACTTCCATTCAAGGCAAGCGCAGCGGGTCCGTTGCCTCGCACGGAGgctccgcgccgagccgcgcagcCGCCCGGCGAAGCCCCGCTCGcggcccgggggcgccgcgggggcggccgcggcgggtccCCTCCGGGCGCGGGGGTGCGGGGGACCCGTCCAGCCGCCGCCTATTTGTCGCAAGCCGCGGGGACGGGACGGCGCAGAGATaacggcggcgcggccgcggccccttccTCGCCCCTTGCCGGGggagcggcggcgagcggcgacGGCGCGTCCCGGCGGCCGCTTCGGGGTGACAGAGCCCCACGGGGACCCCCCCACCCAACACCCCCACCCCCTCCAGCGGGGCTCGGCCCGGCAGCCCGTCCCCGCGGCTCACCAGCTGCCTCCGCAGGAGGAGGATGTTCTCCTCCAGGAACTTCTCCTCCAGGCTGCGCGCCGGCGGCCCCTcgcccggcggctccccgcggccgccctgcgcgccgggcgccgcgcccGGGGGCCGCCGCAGCAGGAGGCTCCGCACCAGCAGCTCCTGCCGCTGCCGCAGGTACTCCAGCTCGCCCAGGCCGGCCAGCGTGGCCTCCAGCCGCTCGCGGGTGCGCTGCCGCTCCGCCTCCGCTTCGCCCTTCTCCCGCCAGCGCGCGTcgggctcccgcggcgcccccggctgccccggccccgccgcggcggcggctcccaccGCGGGGCTCGCCTTCATGgtgccgccgcggggagggggcgccgccgccgccgccgccgtcgggcCCTGCCCGGGGGCCccagcgccgcgctgccgccgccgccgccgccgccgccgctcgcgaatgggccgcggggcgcccggctccCTCCtcggctgccgccgccccgcgcccgccccgcgcccgcctccccgcgctccctccccgccggccggcggcggctccaCGCCCGcggccgccttcctcctcctcctcctcctcctcctccccctgcggcgggcgacgctcctcctcccgccccgcgcccctgccgtccccctgccgccgccgcctgccccgggctccgggctccgggcaccgggcaccggccccggcggggtTCGGACGAGGCGGGCCAGGGACGAGCCCCTCTCGCCCTGCCTGCCCCGCACCGGGCTGCTACCCGTCGGCCTCCCTAAAAAGCGCCCTGCGCGCAGCGAGGACCTCTGCAGCGGTGCGCAGCTGGGTCTTGGCCCCTCGGTAGCGCAGTTTTGGTGCCATGTGGCTTCTGCGGCCCAGCGCTTCTAAAATAGGAACACACGCGAtgtatttgggggggaaaaaagccctgcATGAAGGAGTGAAGGAGAGGGACAGGGGGCAGAGgtggaaaacagaaagagaaatggcAGTCCTTGAACCGCGGTGCTGACCAAAGCGGAGGAACAAGGATCGGAGCACCAGCGAGGCATTGCTTCCAAGTCCATTTGTGTCCACCAGCCAAAAAAGCCGTAATGAGGTGAACTTCATACAGCGCGTAAACTAATTGCAGCCTGGGATCTGCAATTAGGGTTTTCAATGGGCATGTTGTGgaaagagggaggggggaaaatgcagacgcagaagaaaaaagaaaagaaatgttagtagcaaaacagagcaaaaactgAGTTCCAGACGTGTTCTgggtggagagaaagagaagaggaaagaagaaagcactCAGGGAGCCCTTCACAATATGGGGTTTGTTTGGAAGGATGTAAGCCCACTGTACAGTGGCTCTCACAGACATTATGGGCACAATTAAAtgctctttcctgctctctctctgtTCCTCACAAGATTGTGATTGTTTGCATTACAGTGGTACTGAAAGGTCTCAGATGAAATTAGTCTCCCCATTCCCATGCTATTTGCACCAGACAGTATATTGCAGTATGCACTAAACCTACTTTATTCATTGTGGGTGTTGGTTCCTGTTCCAAGGAGCCTGCAGCTGATAAAGATCATTATTTCACAGTCATTTTAAACCAATATAAAGTGCTTTCTAGAAAGGAGATCCACTTTTCTCCTGTAGCTTATGACCAGCCCTCAGTCCCTCTTAAATGCTGACCCAAATGTATGTAAGGCGACACACATGAGATCAGAGGATGGTCCGAGCTAAGACAAGCTCCCTTTTGCTTTTGATCTGTTCCCAGATCTGGTTCTTCACGCAGCCGTGTCAACACCGTGCGTCTATGTTGACATTT
This is a stretch of genomic DNA from Apteryx mantelli isolate bAptMan1 chromosome 4, bAptMan1.hap1, whole genome shotgun sequence. It encodes these proteins:
- the DACT1 gene encoding dapper homolog 1 isoform X3 — its product is MKASPAVGAAAAAGPGQPGAPREPDARWREKGEAEAERQRTRERLEATLAGLGELEYLRQRQELLVRSLLLRRPPGAAPGAQGGRGEPPGEGPPARSLEEKFLEENILLLRRQLNCLRRRDAGLLNQLQELDKQISDLRLDVEKTTDEHLETDSRPSSGFYELSDGASGSLSNSSNSVFSECLSSCHSSTCFCSPLEATLTISDGRPKSADVHPKYQCDLVSKNGNDIYRYPSPLHAVAVQSPMFLLPVTENPQREEERLGCDISDVCVGSETDSGRAANTFLPQGSWPAPCPSATKRIDGYILSLVQKKTHAVRTNKPRTSLNADPTKGILRHGSMCVRQSAAVVSHTNVVNLKNSKQACLHSSGTTALDNTAFSPLKQRPKEPSGEQLESRKMPSPAAFPPGAVSELQSKHLPRGVKPAPPELNRNAVPPTGDIPKENGQLFATSPKESPGKPVVSQLENKVSQPPKKILLKSSLQVAHSTSPAVEERPPLDFKSEGSSSQSLDDGLLVNAQYIPAQQQSIKLHKGTKNVKILKSSTLKHRPHLVNVLENGSQTLREKAKPVGKKCRFPDELDTNRKLKKPSSRGKRGGGLQAESSLQSRQAGLHKPVVRSHGHGREVVVAKPKHKRGDYRRWKSSAEISYEEALRRARRSRREGVGVYSQVPLPYVSPYAYVASDSEYSAECESLFHSTVVDTSEDEQSNYTTNCFGDSESSLSEVEFVGESTTTSDSDESGGLIWSQFVQTLPIQTVTAPELHENAAKAFVKIKASHNLKKKILRFRSGSLKLMTTV